From the genome of Gemmatimonas phototrophica, one region includes:
- a CDS encoding 2-oxoacid:acceptor oxidoreductase subunit alpha has product MSSINDFSFKIGTVNGTGSASANGLLMQAIFRMGIPVTGKNIFPSNIQGLPTWYEIRVSKDGYTARPSEVDLVVALNPATYAKDVATVRPGGFLVYDSSWPLEPDLVREGITILGIPFGRLCVENFQGDRDRTLLRNIVYAGALAALLSIDMEVVGAMLAEKYGKKPKLLDSNHKAIKLGYDYAKANFACPLPFHLEKMDATGDSILIDGNTACALGAVYAGATVGAWYPITPATALMEQFKAFCERYRIDKETGEHNYAILQAEDELAAAGIVIGAGWAGARSFTNTSGPGISLMQEFIGLAYYTDIPAVFFDVQRCGPATGMPTRTQQADLMSLAYASHGDTKHIVLFPANPGEAFEMAVQSFDLAERFQTPVFVATDLDIGMNDWMVKRFSWDDSYRPDRGKVLDAAALEKIQKFSRYLDVDGDGIAARTLPGVGGKGAYFVRGSGHDKHAAYTEDSDAYQELVDRLKRKFEHAATAVPAPVFTRQAGADIGLVTIGGCDAAVREAADLLRAKGIVVDIMRVRGFPFGADVKAFFDQHDTNFVIEQNRDAQLRALLAIELGIPRDAMVAILDYAGMPLTAKVVVDAVSAHVTRHAQVSA; this is encoded by the coding sequence CCGTCCAACATTCAGGGACTGCCCACGTGGTACGAGATCCGCGTCAGCAAGGATGGCTACACCGCCCGTCCGAGCGAAGTGGACCTGGTCGTGGCGCTCAATCCGGCGACCTACGCCAAGGATGTGGCCACGGTACGTCCCGGCGGTTTTCTGGTGTACGACTCCTCGTGGCCGCTTGAGCCCGACCTCGTGCGCGAAGGCATCACCATCCTTGGCATCCCGTTTGGCCGGTTGTGTGTTGAGAACTTTCAGGGCGACCGCGATCGCACGCTCCTGCGGAACATCGTGTATGCCGGAGCGCTCGCCGCACTGCTCAGCATCGACATGGAAGTCGTTGGCGCCATGCTCGCCGAGAAGTATGGCAAGAAGCCCAAGCTGCTCGATTCGAACCACAAGGCCATCAAGCTCGGATACGACTACGCCAAGGCCAACTTTGCCTGCCCCCTGCCCTTCCATCTCGAGAAGATGGATGCCACCGGTGACTCCATCCTGATTGACGGCAATACGGCGTGTGCGTTGGGCGCGGTGTATGCTGGGGCCACGGTTGGCGCGTGGTATCCCATTACCCCTGCGACAGCGCTCATGGAGCAGTTCAAGGCGTTCTGCGAGCGGTATCGCATCGACAAGGAAACGGGCGAGCACAACTACGCCATTCTGCAGGCCGAAGACGAGCTGGCCGCGGCCGGTATCGTCATCGGCGCTGGCTGGGCGGGGGCACGGTCGTTCACCAACACCTCAGGCCCCGGCATCTCGCTCATGCAGGAGTTCATCGGGCTGGCGTATTACACCGACATCCCGGCGGTCTTCTTCGATGTGCAGCGCTGCGGACCGGCCACCGGTATGCCAACCCGTACCCAGCAGGCCGACCTCATGTCGTTGGCGTATGCGTCGCACGGAGACACCAAGCATATCGTGCTCTTTCCGGCCAATCCCGGCGAAGCCTTCGAGATGGCCGTGCAGTCGTTCGACCTGGCCGAGCGCTTTCAGACGCCGGTCTTCGTGGCAACCGATCTCGATATCGGCATGAATGACTGGATGGTGAAGCGCTTCAGCTGGGACGACAGCTACCGTCCTGACCGCGGCAAGGTGCTCGATGCGGCGGCGCTCGAAAAGATCCAGAAATTCTCGCGGTATCTGGATGTGGATGGCGACGGTATTGCCGCGCGTACGCTCCCGGGCGTCGGCGGCAAAGGCGCGTACTTCGTGCGTGGCTCCGGCCACGACAAGCATGCCGCCTACACCGAAGATTCCGACGCGTATCAGGAACTGGTGGATCGCCTGAAGCGGAAATTCGAACATGCCGCAACGGCCGTTCCTGCGCCGGTCTTCACGCGGCAGGCGGGCGCAGACATCGGGCTGGTGACCATTGGCGGCTGCGATGCGGCCGTCCGCGAGGCCGCCGATCTGCTGCGGGCCAAGGGCATCGTGGTCGACATCATGCGCGTCCGCGGTTTCCCTTTCGGCGCCGACGTCAAAGCGTTCTTTGATCAGCATGACACGAACTTCGTGATCGAGCAGAACCGGGATGCACAACTTCGTGCCTTGCTGGCCATTGAACTGGGGATCCCGCGCGACGCCATGGTCGCCATCCTCGATTACGCCGGCATGCCACTCACGGCCAAAGTGGTCGTAGACGCGGTATCCGCACATGTCACCCGCCACGCTCAGGTATCCGCATGA
- a CDS encoding 2-oxoacid:ferredoxin oxidoreductase subunit beta, which yields MTSIAKPPVRHPSSRTNGLGLTIRDYEGAMSTLCAGCGHDSVTAAIVQAGWELDLEPHRVGKMSGIGCSSKTTAYFMKQSHGFNSVHGRMPSVTSGAAAANRALTYIGVSGDGDSLSIGLGQLSHAIRRNVNMLYMLENNGVYGLTKGQFSASADIGSMSKKGEANEQSPIDPVLLALTLGATFVARSFSGDKKQLVPIIKAGLSHKGFAIIDVISPCVSFNDHEGSTKSYAFTREHEVEAVHADFVPLQREITVAETDEEVRTVVMHDGASVRLRATAGDYDPTNRESAYSHVRACQARGEIATGLLFVDENGKEMHDYLRTPASPLVDVPYEKLCPGSSALDKLMERFR from the coding sequence ATGACCTCCATTGCCAAACCGCCCGTCCGGCATCCGAGCTCACGCACCAACGGGCTTGGGCTCACCATTCGTGACTATGAAGGCGCGATGTCCACGCTCTGTGCCGGGTGTGGCCATGACTCGGTGACGGCCGCCATCGTGCAGGCCGGGTGGGAGCTCGACCTCGAGCCGCACCGCGTGGGGAAAATGAGCGGCATTGGCTGCTCGTCGAAGACCACTGCGTATTTCATGAAGCAGTCGCACGGTTTCAACTCCGTGCACGGCCGTATGCCGTCGGTCACGTCAGGAGCCGCCGCCGCCAATCGGGCGCTCACCTACATTGGTGTGTCGGGAGACGGAGACTCGCTCTCCATCGGGTTGGGACAGCTCTCCCACGCCATCCGGCGCAACGTGAATATGCTGTACATGCTGGAGAACAACGGCGTCTACGGACTGACCAAGGGACAGTTCTCGGCGTCGGCCGATATCGGGTCGATGTCCAAGAAGGGCGAAGCCAACGAGCAGTCCCCCATTGATCCGGTGCTGCTGGCGCTGACGCTGGGCGCCACCTTTGTCGCCCGGTCATTCTCGGGCGACAAGAAACAGCTGGTGCCGATCATCAAGGCCGGCCTGTCACACAAGGGTTTTGCCATCATCGATGTCATTTCCCCCTGCGTGAGCTTCAACGACCACGAAGGCTCCACCAAGAGCTATGCGTTCACGCGCGAGCACGAAGTGGAAGCGGTTCATGCCGACTTCGTACCGCTACAGCGCGAAATCACGGTGGCCGAGACCGACGAGGAGGTCCGCACGGTGGTCATGCATGATGGTGCGTCGGTCCGGTTGCGGGCAACCGCCGGCGACTACGATCCAACGAACCGGGAATCGGCATACTCGCATGTGCGGGCCTGCCAGGCTCGTGGTGAAATTGCCACCGGATTGCTGTTCGTCGACGAAAACGGCAAGGAGATGCACGACTATCTCCGCACGCCGGCCAGCCCGCTGGTGGATGTGCCGTACGAAAAGCTGTGCCCCGGATCGTCGGCGCTCGACAAACTCATGGAGCGCTTCCGGTAG
- a CDS encoding NAD(P)H-dependent oxidoreductase subunit E: protein MSRSPAEPAEQELEALKALLAGTPTDAEHLLPLLQQVQARFGFVSQPAIRLIAHAFNLSRAEVYGVVTFYHDLREEPVGDVVVQICMAEACQAVGCRQLAAHATSALGVSMGQSTPDGRVHLEAAYCFGNCALGPSVRIGDDIHGRVSPPRFDALLRAARQERTL from the coding sequence ATGTCCCGTAGTCCAGCGGAACCCGCCGAGCAGGAGCTTGAGGCTCTCAAGGCCCTGCTCGCGGGCACGCCAACCGACGCCGAGCATCTGCTTCCCCTGTTGCAGCAGGTGCAGGCGCGGTTCGGATTCGTTTCCCAACCGGCCATTCGGCTCATCGCGCACGCATTCAATCTCTCGCGTGCCGAGGTGTATGGCGTGGTCACATTCTACCACGACCTGCGGGAGGAACCCGTCGGGGATGTGGTGGTCCAGATATGCATGGCGGAAGCGTGTCAGGCGGTCGGATGCCGACAGCTCGCGGCCCATGCCACCAGCGCGTTGGGGGTGAGCATGGGACAATCCACCCCCGACGGGCGCGTACATCTCGAAGCGGCGTATTGCTTCGGCAACTGTGCGCTCGGTCCGTCGGTGCGCATTGGGGATGACATTCATGGCCGCGTGTCTCCCCCCCGTTTCGATGCCCTGCTCCGAGCGGCACGCCAGGAACGGACACTGTGA